One Bacteroidales bacterium DNA segment encodes these proteins:
- a CDS encoding T9SS type A sorting domain-containing protein, giving the protein MKKHNVIPVLLLFLAGSLSAQQITPFVIASAGDFFSSQNFSVSWTLGEMATETIGTDVILTQGFQQPSYSTGTYVPPVASDQFRIKVYPVPAYNSLTVQVKGNENTDLNLDLYDALGRKLISARMEAGTPEYEMDLSQIHPGVYFLKVTTVAGESIKTYQVPKALK; this is encoded by the coding sequence ATGAAGAAACACAATGTCATTCCTGTTCTTTTGTTGTTTCTTGCAGGTAGTTTGTCTGCACAGCAAATAACACCGTTTGTCATTGCTTCTGCCGGTGATTTTTTCAGCTCCCAGAACTTTTCTGTGAGCTGGACACTTGGCGAAATGGCTACAGAAACCATTGGTACGGATGTAATCCTTACCCAGGGTTTTCAGCAACCTTCCTACAGTACAGGTACCTACGTCCCTCCGGTTGCTTCCGATCAGTTCCGGATAAAAGTTTATCCCGTGCCGGCTTATAATTCCCTTACCGTGCAGGTGAAAGGAAATGAAAACACCGATCTGAACCTGGATCTTTATGATGCCCTTGGCCGCAAGTTGATTTCAGCCAGAATGGAAGCCGGAACACCGGAATATGAAATGGATCTGTCGCAGATTCATCCGGGGGTATATTTCCTTAAAGTGACAACTGTTGCC